In a single window of the Hoyosella subflava DQS3-9A1 genome:
- a CDS encoding MCE family protein, with the protein MKFRWGAAVVVAAFVIVALVAGLSIWQTLARPVPGRAVTYHAEFTDITGLQVGNDVTLAGVRVGKVSDLSFVRTPEGREHALVSMSITADHPLPGDVTAAVRFADMLGVRYLALTDPENAAETLEPDATIPLSQTREPVDVTELFNGFKPLFAAIEPNRLNEIAAAAIQALEGNTDALETLLVGMVDAAGVFVERSALIDTLADDLAIVLDTVVDQGSDVESAFGAVTILAERIAAQNDDVITILEDGSTTADNLAEFVSGSSFDNLDATIERAKTMTDTWIDNTDTFVALLGSLERLAASVNMIGDYGSWLTLYLCTLSIKVEGVEVDIFQLAGGGHSAVCR; encoded by the coding sequence ATGAAATTCAGGTGGGGCGCCGCGGTGGTCGTCGCCGCGTTCGTCATCGTTGCCCTGGTAGCGGGACTCAGCATTTGGCAGACACTTGCCCGGCCCGTGCCCGGTCGAGCCGTCACTTATCACGCTGAATTCACTGACATCACTGGACTGCAGGTGGGCAACGACGTCACTCTCGCGGGGGTACGGGTCGGGAAGGTCAGTGATCTTTCCTTCGTGCGCACCCCGGAGGGGCGGGAACACGCACTCGTATCGATGTCGATCACCGCTGATCACCCGTTGCCCGGAGACGTCACGGCGGCAGTGCGGTTCGCCGACATGCTCGGCGTACGCTATCTCGCGTTGACCGACCCGGAAAACGCAGCGGAAACGCTGGAACCTGATGCGACGATCCCGCTTTCTCAGACGCGTGAGCCTGTCGACGTCACCGAACTGTTCAATGGTTTCAAGCCGCTTTTCGCAGCGATCGAACCGAACCGGCTCAACGAGATAGCTGCCGCGGCGATCCAGGCTCTCGAAGGAAACACCGACGCGCTCGAGACGCTGCTCGTCGGCATGGTGGACGCTGCAGGGGTGTTCGTCGAGCGGTCGGCGCTGATCGATACTCTCGCGGACGACCTCGCGATCGTCCTGGACACCGTGGTCGATCAGGGCAGCGACGTCGAGTCCGCGTTCGGAGCGGTGACCATTCTCGCGGAGCGGATCGCCGCGCAGAACGACGATGTCATCACGATCCTCGAAGATGGTTCGACCACCGCCGACAATCTTGCTGAATTCGTCAGCGGATCATCGTTCGACAACCTCGACGCCACGATCGAACGGGCGAAGACAATGACAGACACGTGGATTGACAACACTGACACCTTCGTCGCGCTGCTCGGATCCCTGGAGCGTCTTGCGGCGTCGGTGAATATGATCGGTGACTACGGTTCGTGGCTCACGCTGTATCTCTGCACGCTGTCCATCAAGGTCGAGGGTGTGGAAGTCGACATCTTCCAGCTTGCTGGTGGCGGCCACTCGGCGGTGTGCCGATGA
- a CDS encoding DUF2189 domain-containing protein, which produces MTQYPPGGQPPYGGGPGEPDDSGTGDQGWNPPSEPGGYPPPPPPQFGDYPPPPPPPGGFGPQGSYPPPPPGGGSYGQASGEFRIGDGVRWAWNRFADNWAIWVGFTLIIGVVNIVFSFAGSTGRDPDDIFAFGFVDLLATIISAVLGWMMIRGALYTADGMKPSFGDFANLNNILHLAIASILVGIMTAIGFVLLIIPGLIVAFLSMFVTHFVLDQNVDAITGIKSSWSLVSKNVVPLLLLILTLFGFGILGVITCGLGFLVVLPLMTMLSVYAYRTLTGRQPAL; this is translated from the coding sequence ATGACGCAGTACCCCCCTGGCGGACAACCACCGTATGGTGGCGGTCCCGGAGAGCCAGATGACAGCGGAACGGGCGATCAGGGCTGGAATCCGCCCTCCGAGCCGGGCGGCTACCCACCACCTCCACCACCGCAATTCGGTGACTACCCACCACCACCTCCGCCTCCAGGCGGTTTCGGGCCCCAAGGCTCGTATCCGCCGCCGCCTCCTGGCGGGGGCAGTTATGGACAGGCCAGCGGCGAATTCCGCATCGGCGACGGTGTCCGCTGGGCGTGGAACCGATTCGCCGACAACTGGGCCATCTGGGTGGGATTCACTCTCATCATCGGTGTCGTGAACATCGTCTTCTCATTCGCTGGATCAACTGGCCGCGACCCTGACGACATCTTTGCCTTCGGGTTCGTTGACCTCCTCGCCACGATCATTTCCGCGGTACTGGGCTGGATGATGATTCGCGGCGCGCTCTACACCGCGGACGGTATGAAGCCCAGCTTCGGGGACTTCGCGAACCTGAACAACATCCTCCACCTCGCGATCGCCTCGATCCTTGTCGGCATCATGACGGCTATCGGGTTCGTCCTGCTCATCATCCCCGGCCTGATCGTCGCGTTCCTCTCGATGTTCGTGACACACTTCGTGCTCGACCAGAACGTGGACGCGATCACCGGGATCAAGAGCAGCTGGTCACTCGTCTCGAAGAACGTGGTGCCGCTGCTGCTTCTGATCCTGACGCTGTTCGGCTTCGGCATCCTCGGCGTAATCACCTGCGGGCTCGGCTTCCTCGTGGTTCTGCCACTGATGACGATGCTGTCGGTCTACGCATACCGGACGCTGACGGGCCGTCAGCCCGCGCTGTAG
- a CDS encoding histidine kinase: MSSVAVAAGAVILAVLGVLAIAVWLRARQGFTTPTERAVHATLSTAGEAAKVLRRGLTAESAAESAPILSLLVGSQGMAICGADGEVLAWEGLGQQHRSSFSESARDVVATGRQRLIRHDDLDCHRDDCEVWAFVAQPIITGEASDLPQTAGVLTAVVTGPVSPGLVRTLAEVTRYAASQLELAELDASRERLAHAEVRALRAQISPHFIYNALTTIASFVRTDPQRARELILEFADFTRYSFRSAGEFTTLAEELQNVERYLTLEQARFGDKLSVRLQVAPEVLNVVIPFLVLQPLVENAVRHGIAGNPEGGSVAINATDSGAECVLSIEDDGIGMDPERLRSGAFDSDPHDTHIGLSNVDERLRAVFGDDYGLVVETAVGAGTRVVLRVPKFRQGVTA; this comes from the coding sequence ATGTCTTCTGTCGCGGTGGCTGCTGGCGCGGTCATACTCGCCGTCCTGGGGGTCCTTGCGATCGCCGTCTGGCTGCGGGCCCGCCAGGGCTTCACGACTCCCACAGAGCGCGCCGTGCATGCGACGTTGTCCACAGCGGGTGAGGCGGCGAAAGTGCTGCGCCGCGGACTAACCGCGGAATCCGCAGCTGAGTCGGCCCCAATCCTGTCGCTGCTTGTCGGCTCCCAGGGCATGGCGATCTGTGGAGCGGACGGCGAGGTACTCGCGTGGGAGGGGCTGGGCCAGCAGCATAGGAGCAGTTTCTCAGAATCGGCGCGAGACGTGGTTGCCACGGGAAGGCAGCGGCTGATCCGTCACGACGACTTGGATTGTCACCGCGATGACTGCGAGGTGTGGGCATTCGTCGCCCAGCCGATCATCACTGGTGAAGCGTCGGATCTTCCGCAAACCGCTGGGGTTCTCACGGCCGTTGTGACCGGCCCTGTCAGCCCAGGACTTGTGCGCACCCTCGCAGAGGTAACGCGTTACGCGGCAAGTCAGCTTGAACTCGCGGAACTCGATGCGTCACGGGAACGGCTCGCACACGCCGAGGTCCGTGCGCTGCGGGCGCAGATCAGTCCGCATTTCATTTACAACGCGCTGACCACGATCGCCTCGTTTGTGCGCACTGACCCGCAGCGCGCGCGCGAGCTGATTCTCGAATTCGCGGACTTCACAAGGTATTCGTTTCGCTCCGCTGGCGAGTTCACCACGCTGGCGGAAGAACTGCAGAACGTAGAGCGATATCTGACGCTGGAGCAGGCACGTTTCGGAGATAAGCTCTCGGTTCGTTTGCAGGTTGCCCCAGAAGTTCTCAACGTGGTCATCCCGTTTCTCGTGCTGCAGCCCCTTGTGGAGAACGCGGTACGGCATGGCATCGCCGGGAATCCGGAGGGGGGGTCAGTGGCGATCAACGCGACGGACTCCGGTGCGGAATGCGTTCTGAGTATCGAGGACGATGGAATCGGGATGGACCCCGAGAGATTGCGCTCGGGGGCATTTGATTCCGACCCGCACGACACCCATATTGGGCTCAGCAACGTGGACGAACGTTTGCGTGCCGTATTCGGTGATGATTATGGGCTGGTCGTCGAGACTGCAGTCGGGGCCGGTACTAGGGTCGTGTTGCGCGTGCCGAAGTTCCGCCAGGGTGTGACAGCGTAG
- a CDS encoding MCE family protein — MLAFTRRAMTSRILQGIVALILIVVVSVLVVGRGTGMYDRRPVVTTILPTDAGFLIGGNQFNVRYLGAIVGKTRTVDEGIEYTRVDMRIDDEALPLIPRGTVVRIAPRTLFGDTELILIPPDSGQEPGLQPGDVLAVDASDEAVQLYGLYEEVMELVHALNPADLNVALTALAQAFDGRGNQFGELITRSANFTESFAPAIGGTVIGDVSRVARNLDGGTPDTIAAFNEATVLAERVLPRKDRIAEGLGEAAGLFNAVSTLFAPRAQSFVIVVKGADGGPSFSTPGTRGTMLAETLQQLRPLGEAAAPSFSTGRFNIVAVPGFEDPLPYTANECPRYPGLAGPTCPPPGVVVPPRQSTPSTVREIQSIPENFVGAFDEADVVRMLEEELAGPRGDRTDASAPSAAANMLLRPLISGNVVEILEDE; from the coding sequence ATGCTTGCCTTCACACGCCGCGCGATGACCTCACGGATCCTCCAGGGGATCGTCGCTCTGATCCTCATCGTGGTGGTCAGCGTCCTTGTTGTGGGGCGCGGAACAGGGATGTATGACCGTCGTCCCGTTGTCACCACCATCCTTCCCACCGATGCGGGGTTCCTGATCGGGGGCAATCAGTTCAATGTCCGTTACCTCGGCGCGATCGTCGGCAAAACCAGAACGGTGGACGAGGGAATCGAATACACCCGAGTGGACATGCGGATCGACGATGAGGCGCTCCCCCTCATCCCGCGGGGAACTGTGGTCCGGATCGCACCCCGCACACTATTCGGTGATACCGAGCTCATCCTCATCCCGCCGGACTCGGGGCAGGAACCTGGCCTCCAGCCGGGCGACGTCCTGGCGGTCGACGCCTCAGACGAAGCAGTGCAGCTCTATGGCCTTTACGAGGAAGTCATGGAACTCGTTCATGCTCTCAATCCCGCTGACCTCAACGTTGCGCTGACGGCATTAGCGCAAGCTTTCGACGGTCGAGGGAACCAGTTCGGTGAACTCATTACGCGCTCGGCAAACTTCACCGAGTCGTTCGCTCCGGCGATCGGCGGGACCGTCATCGGCGATGTCAGCAGGGTCGCGCGCAACCTTGACGGTGGCACCCCGGACACGATCGCCGCGTTCAACGAGGCGACCGTCCTTGCCGAGCGGGTGCTGCCACGGAAGGACCGTATCGCAGAGGGGCTTGGCGAAGCTGCGGGCTTGTTCAACGCTGTCAGCACCTTGTTCGCGCCCCGCGCTCAATCGTTCGTCATCGTCGTCAAAGGCGCCGACGGCGGTCCCTCGTTCAGCACCCCTGGCACGCGCGGCACGATGCTCGCCGAAACGCTCCAGCAGCTCCGGCCCTTGGGAGAAGCGGCGGCACCGTCTTTCAGCACGGGCCGCTTCAACATCGTCGCGGTCCCGGGTTTCGAAGACCCGTTGCCCTACACGGCCAATGAATGCCCGCGCTATCCCGGCCTCGCTGGACCTACATGCCCGCCACCCGGCGTGGTGGTGCCACCCCGGCAATCGACACCGTCGACGGTCCGTGAAATCCAGTCAATTCCGGAGAACTTCGTGGGGGCCTTCGACGAAGCTGACGTGGTCCGGATGCTCGAGGAAGAACTTGCCGGCCCGCGCGGTGATAGGACTGACGCTAGTGCGCCGAGTGCTGCAGCGAACATGCTGTTGCGCCCGCTGATCAGCGGGAACGTCGTAGAAATCCTGGAGGACGAATGA
- a CDS encoding MCE family protein, with translation MVTTLRSTRSHLVRMLVLVLVIALVFAIVWAAFLRDDRKQMVAEFTSASGVYPDSPVLVLGIEVGRVTSVQALGDHVRVEMMLDRDVPIPEDAEAYIVNRSILADRYIELTPRYISGPEFPDGGTLPRTRTHVPIAFDDLLQSFNHLGEALSTGAGIGGAIDRVATSFDGIGPDTNVMIQEMAAASRIAGAHTEEFDEIIAVLGDVARLVSDREQEIRSFAGSLAILSEQAVAEEANVAELMTSFRGFYEEIDLLIDQRGDDFPLVMEDIRQLVDAVAANPSELADLVDLLPLIMGNISNLIGDDGRARIRLNVASELQQLSGLQDQGVCGPVPPPICTGMGLTNPISLPISLSDPLGIRGILEAGGR, from the coding sequence ATGGTGACCACACTGCGTTCTACTCGTTCCCACCTCGTTCGTATGCTTGTGCTGGTACTTGTCATCGCGCTGGTATTCGCGATTGTCTGGGCCGCGTTCCTCAGGGACGACCGCAAGCAGATGGTGGCGGAGTTCACGTCGGCGTCCGGCGTCTACCCTGATAGTCCGGTCCTGGTCCTCGGCATCGAGGTCGGCCGTGTGACGTCTGTGCAGGCGCTGGGCGATCATGTCCGTGTCGAGATGATGCTGGACCGCGATGTCCCCATTCCGGAAGACGCGGAAGCGTACATCGTGAACCGGTCGATCCTCGCCGATCGCTATATCGAACTCACGCCGCGCTACATCAGCGGACCGGAATTCCCGGACGGCGGCACACTGCCGCGCACGCGAACACACGTTCCGATTGCTTTCGACGATCTGCTGCAATCGTTCAATCACCTCGGTGAAGCGCTGAGCACCGGCGCTGGTATTGGGGGCGCGATCGACCGGGTCGCCACGTCATTTGACGGGATAGGTCCTGACACGAACGTGATGATCCAGGAGATGGCGGCGGCGTCGCGTATCGCTGGCGCTCACACCGAAGAATTCGACGAGATCATCGCCGTACTGGGGGACGTAGCGAGGCTCGTGTCAGACCGGGAACAAGAAATCAGGAGCTTCGCTGGGTCGCTTGCGATACTCAGTGAGCAGGCCGTGGCAGAAGAAGCCAATGTCGCGGAACTCATGACGTCTTTCCGCGGCTTCTACGAAGAGATCGACCTCCTGATCGACCAGCGCGGGGACGATTTTCCGCTGGTCATGGAAGACATCAGGCAACTAGTCGACGCGGTTGCCGCCAATCCTAGTGAGCTTGCCGACCTGGTCGACCTTCTGCCGCTGATCATGGGAAACATCAGCAACCTGATCGGTGACGACGGCCGCGCACGCATTCGTCTCAATGTGGCTTCCGAACTCCAGCAGTTGTCAGGCCTGCAGGACCAGGGAGTATGTGGTCCCGTACCACCGCCAATCTGTACCGGGATGGGGCTGACAAACCCAATCTCGCTGCCCATCAGTCTGTCCGATCCGCTCGGCATCCGCGGAATCCTCGAAGCGGGAGGGCGCTGA
- a CDS encoding ABC transporter permease, producing MIIGSHSATYRAKRFFGKFSVIGRGFEVLAMHLAFGIRMVAGVPIALKRYRKIIMREVSDVSFGSTAILSGGGTIGVVIAMSGVAAMLLGIELFRGLELLGFTALSGMVSAIANTQGVAPIVAAIALAAKVGTGFTAQLGAMRISEEIDALDTLGVNSTIFLATTRLIAMVVAIIPVYMVGLLSAYLTTRFTVVVLRGESGGTYDYYFQQSLTPSALASSITMALVFAVFVAVIHCSYGYHASGGPEGVGRAAGHALRTSILVIGMSAVVLTFGLFGITPAVPGMGIE from the coding sequence GTGATCATCGGTTCGCATTCGGCGACGTATCGCGCCAAACGATTCTTTGGCAAGTTCAGTGTTATTGGACGTGGCTTTGAGGTGCTCGCGATGCACCTCGCGTTCGGGATCCGGATGGTCGCCGGAGTTCCGATCGCGCTCAAGCGATATCGCAAGATCATTATGCGTGAGGTCAGCGACGTCAGTTTCGGTTCTACGGCGATCCTCTCGGGCGGCGGCACGATCGGCGTCGTGATAGCGATGTCGGGTGTCGCAGCGATGCTCCTGGGTATCGAGCTTTTCCGCGGTCTCGAACTGCTGGGCTTCACCGCCCTTTCGGGGATGGTGTCGGCTATCGCCAACACTCAGGGCGTCGCGCCGATCGTCGCAGCGATAGCGCTCGCTGCCAAGGTCGGGACAGGTTTCACCGCGCAGCTCGGCGCGATGCGGATTTCGGAAGAGATCGACGCGCTGGACACTCTCGGCGTCAACTCCACGATTTTCCTCGCAACGACGCGGCTGATCGCGATGGTGGTCGCCATCATCCCCGTGTACATGGTCGGTCTTCTCTCCGCGTATCTCACGACACGATTCACCGTTGTGGTCTTGCGAGGTGAATCTGGGGGTACCTATGACTATTACTTCCAGCAGTCGCTCACACCGAGCGCGCTCGCATCCTCAATCACCATGGCGCTGGTCTTTGCGGTATTCGTTGCCGTCATCCACTGCTCGTACGGCTACCACGCTTCCGGTGGACCGGAAGGTGTTGGGCGTGCGGCCGGTCACGCTCTGCGCACCAGCATTCTTGTCATTGGGATGTCAGCGGTGGTTCTGACCTTCGGCCTGTTCGGAATCACCCCAGCCGTCCCAGGAATGGGGATCGAGTGA
- a CDS encoding MlaE family ABC transporter permease, translating into MTIEVISARKGLVPDAVNEVGALVTFSAQTVATGARALVLRRFPMAETVNQAQFLFRVCTLPALLLMIPIGVLTAVIVGGLATQIGAAGYSGAVVAFVIIGQAAALVTALMMAGVGGSAICADMGSRTIREEIQALHVMSVDVIERVVVPRVFAAIFVAVCMVSMVTFAGVFITFINQVLVVGESPGAFLMTLTSYGRVSDFLMATIKAICFAIVSALICAFKGLHARGGPAGVANAVNEAVVLAFIAVFVVNVVLSQLYITLVPAVGEYM; encoded by the coding sequence GTGACGATCGAGGTTATTTCGGCCAGGAAGGGGCTCGTCCCCGACGCGGTGAACGAGGTCGGGGCACTTGTGACATTCTCGGCGCAGACGGTGGCGACGGGTGCGCGCGCCCTTGTGCTTCGCAGGTTCCCGATGGCGGAGACGGTGAACCAGGCGCAGTTCCTTTTTCGTGTCTGTACCTTGCCTGCGTTGCTGCTCATGATTCCGATCGGTGTGCTCACCGCGGTGATCGTCGGTGGGCTGGCGACCCAGATCGGGGCAGCGGGTTACTCGGGCGCTGTGGTCGCGTTTGTGATCATCGGGCAGGCGGCAGCTCTGGTGACGGCTTTGATGATGGCGGGCGTGGGAGGTTCCGCGATCTGCGCCGATATGGGATCACGGACTATTCGGGAAGAGATCCAGGCGCTGCATGTGATGAGTGTGGATGTCATCGAGCGTGTGGTGGTGCCCCGCGTATTCGCGGCGATTTTCGTCGCGGTCTGCATGGTGAGCATGGTGACGTTCGCCGGTGTCTTCATCACGTTCATCAATCAGGTGCTCGTTGTTGGCGAATCACCGGGTGCCTTCTTGATGACCCTCACGTCCTACGGACGGGTGAGTGACTTCCTGATGGCCACGATCAAGGCGATCTGCTTCGCCATTGTGTCCGCGCTGATCTGCGCGTTCAAGGGGCTTCATGCGCGGGGCGGCCCTGCGGGTGTGGCGAACGCAGTCAACGAAGCGGTGGTCCTGGCTTTCATCGCGGTGTTCGTCGTGAACGTGGTTCTTTCGCAGCTCTACATCACGCTCGTTCCGGCAGTCGGGGAGTACATGTGA
- a CDS encoding MlaD family protein, with protein MRKAVLVQLALFVAIAIVVVPAGIRYSLGPQANPFGSTIHVVTHFDHARGIGPGTPVTFRGIVSGKVTSVDVADTGGVDVNVALDPGTQIPADSYAIASMLNPAGLSVLEFRADAESDRNLEDGDLVRAPVEMQNVGFTESLAQVRVLIDSLDAGSIGSLAESMSAALANRSDDIGDIVDNAHALAGVLEDHDETFNWFGENGQRTMAALADASDALPGTARSMRVVGEDFTEGGPALDYLLDEGPRVMQRLTRLLDELPSDDAQLTRGLADVFQILGGRDAALLAMADTMPMALEKLTSIGIGDRADFTLVVTQGPVCYYETPRRVVGDLSPREPNLGVYCPPGEHHANRGALTAPRPDGLGLLGYTTPGFQTVGPPIVDDPLLIPTGIEAFRELLEMGTPN; from the coding sequence ATGAGAAAAGCTGTGCTAGTTCAGCTGGCGTTGTTCGTCGCCATCGCAATCGTCGTCGTTCCTGCAGGTATTAGGTACTCGCTGGGGCCGCAAGCGAATCCGTTCGGCTCAACGATCCACGTTGTCACGCATTTTGATCACGCCAGGGGGATCGGTCCAGGCACGCCCGTAACCTTCCGCGGGATCGTGTCTGGAAAGGTGACCTCAGTGGATGTCGCGGATACCGGCGGCGTGGATGTCAATGTCGCACTCGACCCTGGTACGCAGATACCGGCGGACTCGTACGCGATCGCGTCGATGCTGAATCCTGCGGGTTTGTCGGTGCTCGAGTTCCGGGCCGACGCGGAAAGTGACAGAAACCTGGAGGACGGCGACCTCGTACGAGCTCCTGTCGAGATGCAGAACGTCGGATTCACCGAATCACTCGCGCAAGTGCGCGTCCTAATCGATTCCCTGGATGCTGGATCAATCGGGTCGCTCGCGGAATCGATGTCGGCCGCGCTCGCGAACAGGTCTGATGACATCGGCGACATCGTGGACAACGCGCACGCGCTCGCTGGAGTGCTCGAGGACCACGACGAGACGTTCAACTGGTTCGGCGAAAACGGGCAACGCACCATGGCGGCGCTCGCTGACGCCTCAGATGCCCTGCCGGGCACCGCGCGATCCATGCGTGTGGTGGGGGAGGACTTCACCGAAGGCGGCCCCGCTCTGGACTATCTGCTGGACGAGGGTCCGAGGGTGATGCAGCGCCTGACCCGTTTGCTCGACGAACTGCCCAGTGACGACGCGCAACTCACTCGCGGACTCGCTGACGTCTTCCAGATACTCGGTGGCCGTGACGCCGCGCTTCTGGCCATGGCAGACACCATGCCAATGGCGCTGGAGAAGCTCACGTCGATCGGAATCGGGGACCGCGCGGACTTCACCCTGGTCGTCACTCAGGGCCCGGTCTGCTACTACGAAACACCGCGCCGCGTAGTCGGTGACCTCAGCCCGCGCGAGCCCAATCTGGGCGTGTACTGTCCGCCGGGGGAACACCACGCCAACCGTGGTGCGCTCACCGCACCAAGACCGGACGGGCTGGGTCTGCTCGGCTACACGACACCAGGATTCCAGACAGTCGGGCCACCGATCGTCGATGATCCGCTGCTGATACCGACCGGAATCGAGGCGTTCCGGGAATTGCTCGAGATGGGAACACCGAATTGA
- a CDS encoding MCE family protein gives MTVYSRSRHALIGLCAAVMVSGCSIGMDQIPTDWAQGRDTYSIDAVVQSADLLNVGSEVRLGQRLIGRISDLRPDGGQAVLTMRLDGDVELPSNVSVRVELPTLLGNPYVRMRMPAEPAALPLEPGSVITRDYTELGPELESSIAAIGLVLQASGIDQLETVVTEAAEAFRGRGGDFARLVDSLIAITDTINAQHDEIDATLTAMASTTAQLAGNRGNFERGLNSAGPLLAELSQQEQQIGAFVDRFAAAGADLATLLGQTEQELPKFPERLRGVVDAFESVNYELTQLHIVLAAFMNGFANAQEGDYLRFDGTLDLPESVAKVLFGTRADESDPNALLRQLTEGTR, from the coding sequence ATGACTGTGTACTCCAGGTCCAGGCACGCGCTGATCGGCCTGTGCGCCGCGGTGATGGTTTCGGGATGCTCCATCGGGATGGACCAGATCCCGACGGACTGGGCGCAGGGGCGCGATACGTACTCGATCGACGCAGTGGTGCAGAGCGCGGATCTCCTCAACGTAGGCAGTGAGGTGCGCCTCGGGCAGCGGCTCATCGGGCGTATCAGTGACTTGCGGCCCGACGGTGGCCAGGCAGTGCTGACGATGCGCCTCGACGGCGACGTCGAACTGCCCAGCAACGTCTCTGTGCGCGTGGAGTTGCCTACCCTTCTCGGTAACCCGTACGTGCGGATGCGGATGCCAGCTGAACCTGCCGCGCTGCCGCTCGAGCCGGGCAGCGTGATCACCCGCGACTACACCGAACTCGGGCCGGAACTCGAATCCAGCATCGCGGCCATCGGTCTCGTGCTGCAGGCTAGCGGGATCGATCAGTTAGAAACCGTGGTAACGGAAGCGGCCGAAGCGTTCCGCGGGCGTGGGGGAGACTTTGCGCGGCTCGTCGATTCGCTGATCGCCATCACCGATACCATCAACGCTCAGCATGACGAGATAGACGCGACGCTCACCGCGATGGCCAGCACGACGGCCCAACTCGCCGGCAATCGGGGGAACTTCGAGCGTGGACTGAACAGCGCCGGTCCACTGCTCGCCGAACTGTCACAACAGGAACAGCAAATCGGCGCGTTCGTCGACCGGTTCGCCGCCGCGGGCGCAGACCTTGCGACGCTGCTCGGCCAGACAGAACAAGAGCTGCCGAAGTTCCCGGAGCGGCTACGGGGCGTCGTTGACGCGTTCGAATCCGTGAACTACGAACTCACACAGTTGCATATCGTCCTGGCTGCGTTCATGAATGGCTTCGCGAATGCGCAGGAGGGTGATTACCTTCGCTTCGACGGCACACTCGACCTGCCCGAATCGGTCGCGAAGGTGCTTTTCGGTACCCGCGCGGATGAAAGCGACCCGAACGCACTGTTACGGCAACTCACGGAGGGCACGCGATGA
- a CDS encoding MCE family protein produces MSASTSIKDLWRTLTSSGATTLRVRRPGLIGLVGIALVGALFVGASVLPQVTYLLRTTSYSVELAESGGLSPGDPIYVAGVPAGKVDQIVLDGPNVRADFRVERRITLGERTTAAVKLRTVLGKMYLEIKPNGVGELDDNTIPLARSSVPFSLDEIARAAHESTEGLNFDQLGQLTELTVEALPENPEVMRDAITTLNATAALINDSGDQIEQVLTLARDVASIVDAQQSNFDSLLVQGSVILQSLADRHVMLVRLTQGLETVAGQLDELFQDRPGLIPNLRNVMRTLADQAATLETILEQGAPAFQKVADVTGSGPWVDVNTPTTIIPDNLLCLLGAVEGCQ; encoded by the coding sequence ATGAGCGCGTCGACTTCGATCAAGGACCTGTGGCGCACACTGACCTCGTCGGGCGCGACCACCTTGCGCGTGCGCCGCCCCGGACTGATTGGGCTCGTCGGGATCGCTCTAGTCGGGGCGCTGTTCGTCGGCGCGAGCGTACTTCCCCAGGTCACCTATCTGCTGCGAACCACCTCGTACAGCGTCGAATTGGCAGAGTCCGGCGGGCTATCACCAGGCGACCCGATCTATGTCGCTGGTGTGCCCGCGGGCAAGGTCGACCAAATCGTGCTCGACGGTCCGAACGTCCGCGCTGACTTCCGGGTTGAGCGGCGCATCACGCTCGGCGAACGAACCACCGCCGCCGTGAAGCTTCGCACGGTACTCGGAAAGATGTATTTGGAGATCAAACCAAATGGCGTAGGCGAGCTCGACGACAACACGATCCCGCTGGCACGTTCGAGCGTGCCGTTCAGCCTCGACGAGATCGCCCGGGCTGCCCACGAATCAACTGAGGGGCTTAATTTCGACCAACTCGGGCAGCTCACTGAGCTGACGGTGGAGGCATTGCCAGAGAACCCCGAGGTGATGCGCGACGCGATCACCACACTTAACGCAACCGCCGCCCTGATCAACGACAGCGGCGACCAGATTGAACAGGTGCTCACCCTCGCCAGAGATGTCGCGAGCATCGTCGACGCACAGCAGTCGAACTTCGATTCGCTGCTGGTGCAGGGATCAGTCATTCTGCAGTCACTCGCCGACCGGCATGTCATGCTGGTCCGCCTGACCCAGGGATTGGAAACCGTGGCAGGTCAGCTCGATGAACTCTTCCAGGACCGTCCGGGTCTGATCCCCAACTTGCGCAACGTGATGCGAACGCTCGCGGACCAGGCCGCGACGCTGGAGACGATCCTGGAGCAGGGGGCGCCCGCTTTCCAGAAAGTCGCGGACGTAACGGGCAGCGGGCCATGGGTCGACGTGAACACCCCGACCACAATCATCCCGGACAACCTGTTGTGTCTGCTCGGCGCGGTCGAGGGGTGCCAATAA